A genomic segment from Aegilops tauschii subsp. strangulata cultivar AL8/78 chromosome 1, Aet v6.0, whole genome shotgun sequence encodes:
- the LOC109778252 gene encoding ferrochelatase-2, chloroplastic isoform X1 gives MLHVRLAPGPAPRNLSRRWDSSAYLHSWCSVPCPSRLSLSRAYSIKSSSIGSATGLCLGQCCRIKPLSCKCKLGRSSQPPPDSRQHFSASSSASEAVLTAQSDIRKLFVANEKIGVLLLNLGGPETLDDVQPFLFNLFADPDIIRLPRAFRFLQKPLAQFISVARAPKSKEGYASIGGGSPLRQITDAQGEALMEALCGKDIPAKVYVGMRYWHPFTEEAIEQIKKDGITKLVVLPLYPQFSISTSGSSLRLLESIFREDEYLVNMQHTVIPSWYQREGYIKAMTTLIEKELLKFPKPQKVMIFFSAHGVPLAYVEEAGDPYKAEMEECVDLIMEELEKRGMANPCTLAYQSRVGPVEWLKPYTDETIIALGQRGVKSLLAVPISFVSEHIETLEEIDVEYKELALQSGIKHWGRVPALGCEPTFISDLADAVIESLPYVGAMAVSNLEARQSLVPLGSVEELLAAYDSKRDMLPPPVIVWEWGWTKSAETWNGRAAMLAVLALLVLEVTTGQGLLHQWGILPPFP, from the exons ATGCTCCACGTCAGGCTCGCTCCTGGGCCTGCACCGCGTAATTTATCTAG GAGATGGGATTCCAGCGCATACCTACATAGCTGGTGTTCCGTTCCTTGTCCAAGCAGGCTCAGTCTCTCGAGGGCATATTCAATTAAATCTTCTTCGATTGGTAGCGCCACGGGACTTTGTCTTGGGCAATGTTGCCGCATCAAGCCTTTGTCCTGCAAATGCAAGCTAGGTAGGTCTTCTCAGCCGCCACCTGACTCGAGGCAACATTTTAGTGCATCTTCATCCGCATCAGAGGCGGTTCTCACTGCGCAGTCCGATATCCGGAAACTTTTTGTTGCCAATGAGAAAATCGGCGTTCTGCTGCTAAACCTTGGAGGCCCAGAGACCCTTGATGATGTCCAGCCTTTCTTGTTTAATCTCTTTGCTGATCCG GATATCATCCGTCTTCCTAGGGCGTTCCGCTTTCTGCAGAAGCCGCTAGCACAATTCATTTCTGTTGCAAGAGCGCCAAAGAGCAAGGAAGGTTATGCATCCATAGGTGGTGGTTCACCTCTTCGACAAATTACTGATGCGCAG GGAGAAGCACTTATGGAAGCATTATGTGGAAAGGATATCCCTGCTAAGGTGTACGTGGGAATGCGGTACTGGCATCCCTTCACCGAGGAAGCTATAGAACAA ATAAAAAAGGATGGAATCACAAAACTTGTTGTACTACCTCTTTACCCCCAGTTCTCCATATCGACCAGTGGTTCAAGTCTCCGTCTTCTGGAGAGCATATTCAG AGAGGATGAGTATCTGGTCAATATGCAACATACGGTTATTCCTTCTTGGTATCAGCGTGAAGGATATATTAAGGCCATGACAACTTTGATCGAGAAGGAGTTGTTGAAATTTCCAAAACCGCAGAAG GTTATGATATTTTTCAGTGCTCATGGAGTTCCTCTGGCATACGTTGAAGAAGCTGGTGATCCGTATAAAGCAGAGATGGAAGAGTGCGTGGATCTTATCATGGAGGAGCTCGAAAAAAGAGGAATGGCAAATCCATGTACACTTGCTTATCAG AGCCGAGTAGGACCAGTGGAATGGCTGAAACCCTACACTGACGAGACAATTATTGCTCTTGGGCAGAGGGGGGTAAAGAGTCTTCTAGCAGTTCCCATTAG TTTTGTCAGCGAACACATTGAGACGTTAGAAGAAATTGACGTCGAATACAAGGAGCTGGCTTTGCAATCTGGTATCAAGCACTGGGGACGAGTTCCCGCTTTAGGTTGTGAGCCCACATTCATTTCAGATCTGGCGGATGCTGTTATCGAAAGCCTGCCTTATGTTGGCGCAATGGCAGTTTCCAACCTTGAGGCTCGACAG TCACTGGTGCCACTTGGAAGCGTGGAGGAGCTGCTAGCAGCCTACGACTCGAAACGCGACATGCTGCCTCCTCCGGTGATTGTGTGGGAGTGGGGCTGGACGAAGAGCGCCGAGACATGGAATGGACGTGCTGCTATGCTGGCCGTGTTGGCTCTCCTGGTGCTGGAGGTAACAACCGGACAGGGGCTCTTGCACCAGTGGGGTATTTTGCCACCTTTCCCTTAA
- the LOC109778252 gene encoding ferrochelatase-2, chloroplastic isoform X2 has protein sequence MLHVRLAPGPAPRNLSRRWDSSAYLHSWCSVPCPSRLSLSRAYSIKSSSIGSATGLCLGQCCRIKPLSCKCKLGRSSQPPPDSRQHFSASSSASEAVLTAQSDIRKLFVANEKIGVLLLNLGGPETLDDVQPFLFNLFADPDIIRLPRAFRFLQKPLAQFISVARAPKSKEGYASIGGGSPLRQITDAQGEALMEALCGKDIPAKVYVGMRYWHPFTEEAIEQVMIFFSAHGVPLAYVEEAGDPYKAEMEECVDLIMEELEKRGMANPCTLAYQSRVGPVEWLKPYTDETIIALGQRGVKSLLAVPISFVSEHIETLEEIDVEYKELALQSGIKHWGRVPALGCEPTFISDLADAVIESLPYVGAMAVSNLEARQSLVPLGSVEELLAAYDSKRDMLPPPVIVWEWGWTKSAETWNGRAAMLAVLALLVLEVTTGQGLLHQWGILPPFP, from the exons ATGCTCCACGTCAGGCTCGCTCCTGGGCCTGCACCGCGTAATTTATCTAG GAGATGGGATTCCAGCGCATACCTACATAGCTGGTGTTCCGTTCCTTGTCCAAGCAGGCTCAGTCTCTCGAGGGCATATTCAATTAAATCTTCTTCGATTGGTAGCGCCACGGGACTTTGTCTTGGGCAATGTTGCCGCATCAAGCCTTTGTCCTGCAAATGCAAGCTAGGTAGGTCTTCTCAGCCGCCACCTGACTCGAGGCAACATTTTAGTGCATCTTCATCCGCATCAGAGGCGGTTCTCACTGCGCAGTCCGATATCCGGAAACTTTTTGTTGCCAATGAGAAAATCGGCGTTCTGCTGCTAAACCTTGGAGGCCCAGAGACCCTTGATGATGTCCAGCCTTTCTTGTTTAATCTCTTTGCTGATCCG GATATCATCCGTCTTCCTAGGGCGTTCCGCTTTCTGCAGAAGCCGCTAGCACAATTCATTTCTGTTGCAAGAGCGCCAAAGAGCAAGGAAGGTTATGCATCCATAGGTGGTGGTTCACCTCTTCGACAAATTACTGATGCGCAG GGAGAAGCACTTATGGAAGCATTATGTGGAAAGGATATCCCTGCTAAGGTGTACGTGGGAATGCGGTACTGGCATCCCTTCACCGAGGAAGCTATAGAACAA GTTATGATATTTTTCAGTGCTCATGGAGTTCCTCTGGCATACGTTGAAGAAGCTGGTGATCCGTATAAAGCAGAGATGGAAGAGTGCGTGGATCTTATCATGGAGGAGCTCGAAAAAAGAGGAATGGCAAATCCATGTACACTTGCTTATCAG AGCCGAGTAGGACCAGTGGAATGGCTGAAACCCTACACTGACGAGACAATTATTGCTCTTGGGCAGAGGGGGGTAAAGAGTCTTCTAGCAGTTCCCATTAG TTTTGTCAGCGAACACATTGAGACGTTAGAAGAAATTGACGTCGAATACAAGGAGCTGGCTTTGCAATCTGGTATCAAGCACTGGGGACGAGTTCCCGCTTTAGGTTGTGAGCCCACATTCATTTCAGATCTGGCGGATGCTGTTATCGAAAGCCTGCCTTATGTTGGCGCAATGGCAGTTTCCAACCTTGAGGCTCGACAG TCACTGGTGCCACTTGGAAGCGTGGAGGAGCTGCTAGCAGCCTACGACTCGAAACGCGACATGCTGCCTCCTCCGGTGATTGTGTGGGAGTGGGGCTGGACGAAGAGCGCCGAGACATGGAATGGACGTGCTGCTATGCTGGCCGTGTTGGCTCTCCTGGTGCTGGAGGTAACAACCGGACAGGGGCTCTTGCACCAGTGGGGTATTTTGCCACCTTTCCCTTAA